Below is a window of Flavobacterium sp. N2820 DNA.
ATATTTGTATTTTATTGATTTTCAACGTTTTAAAAAATGTTAAAATACACATGAAAAATTATATTTCTGAAAATATTTCTTATTTAGTAAACAAAATGCGCTGTTCACAAGATGAATTCGGTGCAATTTTTGATTTAAAAAGAAGTGTCGTTTCACAATATATAAAAGAAAAATCACAACCTAGAATAGAAACCATTCAAAGAATTTGCGCACACTTTCAAATAACAATTGATGATTTTATTAATAAATCGCTGGAAGAATTAAAAAACAATGTTGTAAATGAACCCCCAGCTGCTTATCAAATAACCAAGCATGATGAAAATAAAATAATTGTTTTATTAGAAAATACTATTAAAGATAAAGACAAAATTATAGCTACTTTGGAAGAACAAGTAATGTATTATCGTTATCCAAACGAAAAAAGTTCTGGAGCCTAAATTTTTTGGCTTGAAAATTGTACATTTGAAAAAATGAACTTAAAATTTTATAACATGAAAAAATTATTTTACTTATTATTGTTTGTTTCTTTTAATTTATTTGCGCAACCAGATAGCACTGCCGTAGAAGGCACTACTATTGAAGAGTACAATTATTTAACGAAAGGGTATAAAATCCAAATTGAAAGCGGTTTGGATATGAAAAAAGGCTATGTTTTAAAAAATGTACCTGGATATTTTTCTGATAAAATGAGCTATACAAATGATAACTTATTTAAAAGGGAATCAAATTACAAATTACTTTACAAAGAAGGAAGCACAAAACCTTGTGCGATTTTAATGATTTTAACTGTTTATCATAAAAGTAAGTTAACCGGAACACATTATTTTTGTATTCCTACATACAACAGTAATTTATGGTTAAACTTTAAAGAGGATTTATATAAGGTTTACATGAAAAATTATGAAACAAACACACAATTAAATAGAGTTGATCTGTTTCAACATTATATCAATAGTTTAAAGATGATTTCATACTGTTTGACAGCTGAAAACATAAAATAATAGAATACTAAAACGCATACGATTTATGTTTTTTATTATTGCAAAACCTATGTAATTAAGCCTTTTTAAAGGCTTTTTTTATATCAATTGTAATTCATAACCCTGAGGTCACGGGTTCAACTCCCGTCCTCGCTACGAAAAGGAAGCTTTTAAAAATCAACGGATTAGTGTTTACTAATCCGTTTTTTTTATGTCTAACTATTTCTTAGTTTTACAAACAGTAAACGAAACAGTAAACGATTTTGCGTTCAACTCTTAAAAAACTTCTTGTTGCCATTAATAAAAAAAGGATGCAGAAGCACCCTTTTTTATAGTATAAATTCTATCAATTTATAAATTACTCCATACTATACGCTTTGAACTCCCCATTATTAATGGTAATAGTAGTATTATCAGCATTGGTAACCGTTGCTGTAAAAGTTCCTTTGATATAATCTCCTGTGGTTTGAGTAAGTGTTATTGAACCACTTTCAGCAAAATCAAAGTCAAAATTTAATGCTTCTGAAGTAAATGATACTAAGTATTCTGAATCAAATCCGTCATTGACAGCAAATGTTCCGTTTTCTAATACTGTTGGTATCCATAATTCAAGTTGAGTATCACCAGGATTAGTTAACCCTGCTCCATTATTTCCATTAATTGTAATTAGTCCTGATTCAGCTGTGATAATATCGTTAAATTCATAATTAGTTCCGTTTATCGAAAATCTAATGTACGTTTCTTGGCTACTTGATTT
It encodes the following:
- a CDS encoding helix-turn-helix domain-containing protein → MKNYISENISYLVNKMRCSQDEFGAIFDLKRSVVSQYIKEKSQPRIETIQRICAHFQITIDDFINKSLEELKNNVVNEPPAAYQITKHDENKIIVLLENTIKDKDKIIATLEEQVMYYRYPNEKSSGA